The Phycisphaerae bacterium DNA window TAATATGGCTGAATTATTTACTTTTGTGCCGCAGGGATTATAAATCTCGTAAACGGCCTGCTGGGCGGGTGTCGTTAAAGTTCGTTCGATTGAGTAGTTTACAAATAAACGATTACGTTTATCTATCGAGAGCACCGAATCATAAAAAGTCTCCGGCGAGGCTTGTCCCGAATTATCGTTCCAGGGCGTTACCAGAGCCGCCGGCGAACTCCATGATTGTCCACTCTGCTTATAGGTATATTTCAATGACCTGCTCAAATCTGAAATATCCGCTGCGACAACATGAACGGTGCCGCTCGTATCGCAAACCATACTTGCGCGAACAAGGCCGGTAAGAGTTTCAGGTGTGCTCCAGCCGGAAGCAACTGTATTCGGCTGCGAAGATTTTAGATACGTACAATATTTTCCGGAACCGCCGGTGTACGGAGTTAAAATCACATGCAGATAACCGTTTTTATCGACTGAAATGCACGGCCAGTTATTTTCATTAGGGTATCCAATATCAGTATTGCCGAGCAAAACCATATTCGTAGTACCGGTCGCACGGTCGTATGTAATGCCGTATATCGGAGTTCCGGGATTGGCATTTGCGGTGGCACACGGAAAAACTATATGTGTTTTATTATTGCGGGTAACAAGAATGTTAGACTGATTTTTAAAGCCGCCACCGGCAACTGGTACAGATGCAACCTGAACAGGCGCAGAAAAAACCGGGTTTCCGCTGCCATCCTTAGTAACAACGACTAGGCCAAGTGTATTGACACTGTTCTGCATATATCTAATAAGAAGTGAAGGCGGACCGGAATCATTATTCCCGTCCCTGCATTCCATTCTGACATCGAGCGGAGAACCTGGAATTAAAAACGCACGCCATGAGCGACCGACATCTTTTGATAACATAAGGCAATAACCGACAGATGTAGGATTAGCTATCGCATAAATATAATTGTAGTTATCAAGATATATCCTGTTTTCGCCGCACTGTTCGAATGTTCCGTCCCACTGAGGATAATCGCTTAGTATCGCATCGGAGAAATACGACCTGAATTTAACGCCGTTATAATCCGCTATATCAACCCATGAATCGCCTTTGAAATATTGCTGGTCATCCGGCCCGAAACCGACAGGATTCGGAGTATAGTGCGGATTATAGCCGTAAAGTTCGCGTTCCTGTCTGAAATATGTCTGGTGCTGTATCGGAGCGTTAACACCGGCAAGGCCCGGCTTTATTTCCGGTGCGTTACCGTAAATATCTATCTGGGCAGGCACACCCGGAGCGGAAACCCACATCGGGAAAACTATATCCGGCATCGGAGCAAGTGTGGAAAAATAAAAGTTGTCCATATTGTACGATGGAGCCGTACTGGTATATGAAGTCGAATTGTAGGCATTTCTAACGCCTAAGGCATCCAGACCCACGGAAAATTTATTGGTGCCGCTTAAGAGAACACCCGATATATTGCCGACAGGAGACCATTGCTGCGAATCTGTTATCCATTGATAAAGCTGGACATCAGCAACGGTATTACCGCCCTGATTGTAAACATGCATTTTGACTCGATAAGTATCAGTGGCAACCGAACCGGTAATCGGTGAAAGCTGAACGGTGTAAGCTGTTCCATCGGAAGCATTTTGCTGCGCCTGTGCAATTACCGATGCACCGCCCAATGTCAAAGCAATCCAGTTACGATTCGTGCTCGAACTTAAATTGTCGCTTTGAGAATAAAATATACCGAAGAGACTTTGGTAGCTTGTCGTTCCGGAAAGATATTGGAAATCCAGCCCCATCCAAAATTCGTGTACAGCACCGGCAGAAGTCCCAGCGGCAATCGCATCGGAGCCCAAATATTTGTAAAGCTGCGCTACAGTATTGGCGCCATTTTTCCGCTTAAGCTGTGTATTGATATAACCGGGATAGATGTTAAAAACACCCTGACTGGAGGACTCCACTCTTTGCAGCCAATCGTTAACATTCCAGTTCTGAAGTATAGTGGCCGGCCGGGCATTTGCCGCAAATACAAACAATACAAAAATTACAAGCAACGTCTTTTTCATCACTATCCCAGAAAACAACACGTTTAAGGCCTTATATAACGCCAAAAAAGGCGTTGAAGCCTTTCAACATCATACAGAAACAATCCGGCCAATGCAAGTAAAAACAGGTTAAATAATCGTTAATTTTTACTATTATCCCGCATAGATTCGAGCATTGCGATGATATTATCGGGCTTTGAGCCGGGCGGAATCGTATGCGACGGACATACTATTACATCGCCATTTCTGCCAAGCTCAATAAGGTGTTTTGTTTCGTTATAAACCTGTTCTGGACTGCCGAACGCCAGTGCGTCCTGTGTGCTGACCCCGCCCCAGAAACAAAGCCGGTTTTTATAAGTTTTAATTGCCCAGTCGACATCAATTACTTCAGGCTGGAAAGGATTAAAACTGTTCACGCCGATTTCGATAAATTCATCGAAAAGCTCCTGAACTTTTCCGCAGGAATGAATTGAAACGAATTTGCCTGCGTCACGAACAATCGCGTACATTTTCGTTATATGCGGTTTTATAAATGTATGCCACATTTGCGGCGAAATCTGCAGGCCTAATTGTGTGCCCCAGTCATCGCCAAAGTGAACGCCGTCAAATTCAAGATTGTCTATTGCACGGTGGAGTACTTTGCAATTGTAATCGCAGATTTTGCCGAAATATTCCGCGACAAATGTCTGGTCGGCTGCGAGGTCCATCATAAGATTTTCCATACCCCTCATCGCCCAGGCCCTTTCCCAAAGCGAAAGATTCAGTCTTGCCAAACGATATTTCCCCGCTGCCCTTGCTTTACTGAAAGTATCGCGAGCTTTTACGAAAAATGAATCCGGCAGAGGCTCGGGAAATGAATAACTTTTGAGATTTTCCGGGGTAATCCACGCGTTTTCAGGTACGCCGATATTTTTGTCCTGTGTGCGGTTCCAGATAACGCCGAAGACATCCTTATAGAAGCCCGGCTTTATAATTTCGCCGGCAGGTTCAAGGTCAACCCTGACAACAGGCTGTTCGATATATTTGCTGACGTAATTTTTATCACCGGTATAAGCGACCATTTCCGCTTCCATATCGACTGTGCAGCGAACTTCGCAGGGAACACTATCTGCGGGTTTATGTGTAAGTGCCGCGATAACTCTTTCAACCGGCAGCATTTGATTTTTCATAATATGAGTTTCCTTTGCTCAATCAAACTGTGAATTATATTCGTTTACAATCTGCCCTACAATCCGTATGCGTTCAAGATTGCCGGTAGATGAAATTTCATCGGATATACCGAGTACCAATCTTGGCGCAAAAAGCTCGATACATTTTTTCGTATATTCTATAAGCATCTCTTCCGGAAACATATCATCGAACAGGATAGCCGGTATTCCATCCATCATTACCATTCCGTCAGGCAGAGCCTCTTTGATTTCCTCAAGAGTTACATCGCCCTGCGGTTTTGGAGTAATAGCCTCGATGCCGTCAAGCCCGGTTTGTGAGAGATATTTCAAAAGAGGCTTTGTATCGCCGTCCCAGTGAGAAGAAATAAATTTGCCGGCTTTATGAAGTTTGTCACAGCGTCTGCGGCATGCCGGCAAATGATATTTCAAAAATAAATCCTCGCCGATTGTACCGGCATGAATATTTTCGCCGAAATTAAGAATATTTATCGGCGATTTATTGATAAGTTCAATCAATTTATCGTGGCATATTTCCAGTGCTTCAAAGTAAGCCTCAACCGTCTTTGGCCAATCCATAATGGCATAAATACCCTTTTCCACGCCCATTTTAGAAAGGTACAAATCCTGAACGTTCATTCGCGGAATATACATTGTCGCAGCGCCGAGACCTTTCCATTTTGCGCAAAGCCTGTCAAACTCATCCTGGTCCCACTGCCAGTTGGTGTTGAGTTCACGCCATGCCGAGACTTTAAGCTCGTCTTCAGTTGCGACTTCACGTTTCAGATGTATCGGCACATCGCTGTTAGGCGTATTTCGCAAAACAACCGTTTGTTTACCAGCGGGAGTAGTAATAGTCTTTTCGAAATCAGTATCACTGAGTTGTCGAATAGATTCTTTTACTTCAGGATGCTCGATGCGTTTGAAACTGAAACGATAATCGTAAATGCGGGCCGAACAGCCAAGTGAACGGTAAATATCAGGCAAATCCATATCGGCATAGGGGTGCGGAAACGGTATATGAAAAAATTTTCTGTCGTTGAACCATGCGCCTATTCTCGGCTGCCAGATAATTTTGCCGCCGGCTTTGCCGAAGACAACATCATTGTGAAGTTTTGCAAAATCAATAGACATAGAAACCCCCGCAGGTTATCCCGGATAATTACCTTTTTTCCGCCAGACATCGAGTATAAGTTCGTATCTTTCCAGCCTCATACCTGTATAGACACAGTTGCTGGTGGAGAAAATATAACCTCCGCCCGGCATCCCATGTTTAAGGGCATATTCAGCCGATTCGATAACTTCCCGGTCGGTGCCGGTATCCATCAGCCCGCAGTTAACATTGCCGATAAGACATACTTTTTTGCCGATAAGTTTTTTTATCTCGGCGATATCGATACCGCCCTGCGGGTCAAGACTGTGAATAGCGTGCGGTTTTGCGTCAACAAGATAATCTAAAATCGGCATAATATTGCCGTCGGTATGTTTAATAGTATAAAAACCCATCCTGCGATATGCCGTTATAAGCTGTTTAAGATAAGGTGCGACGAATTCGCCGAACATCGCCGGCGAAAGAAACGGCCCCGTATTAAGACAGTAATCGCAGCACATTCCGAAACAATCGAGCACGCCGTGTTTTTTTATAAGCTCTGCTCTTTGGACGGCATCATCGATTTTTCTTTGAGCGTCGTCTTTGAGCTTTTGAGGATTATCCGCTATACTGTTAATAAATTCGAGCATCTTATCGCCGCCCGGCACATCATAAGTCGCGTCGCCGTGCATCATCAGCAAAAATTCCTCACCTGCTTTTTCGCGGATTCGCTCGATTACCCTGAGCGTATTGCCAAGCCTGTCGTTGCCCCATATCTCCGGACCGTTTATGAATATCGCACCATGTTCAAATTTTCGCGCGATAGTTATAAAAAGGTCGGCCATATCGTCGATATGAAGCTGCTGTTCGGACGGATGCATCTGGTCCCATTGATGATAAGACCTGTGCCGCGGATGTACTTTACCGAAGGCCTGCATTGTCAGGAAAAACACCAGTTCGAAATGCGGCACTCTGCCCTGCGGCTGTTTGCCCTCCAGAGCAAGAATAAATTTTTGTTTCGGGGTCATAATCTTCCCTCAATTAATATCATCGTTTAATGACTGAGTTAATAATTTTCTAATTAATGAATATAACGAATATATTGACTATACAGCCCATAAAATTTATTTTTATTGTTTTGGCCGATAAAAGTAATTACTTCCATTACCTTTAACGGCCGTAATAGGGTCTTTTTTGTTTTATATCCCAAAAAAACCTGATATAACGCAATCAAATATTTAATCGCGTTTTTACTTGTGAGTGATAATAACATATTCTACTTGAAATTCCAATAAAAATGTATTATTATAAGTGTTAAAGCGTTTCAGCATATACTTGTCGGTTTCAAAAGTCAGGCCATACAGCCCTTATTCAGACTTAAGAAATGAGCAGTTTTAAGCTTTTTTGGTATTATAACTTAAGGATATTGGAGCTTTGATGTCAGCAAAATTTGATAAATGTGAAATACACATCGTGCCGGGTACCCATTGGGATCGTGAGTGGCGATACGATTTCGAAGAAACACGCCAGCGTCTTATAGGAATGCTCGAAAATACCATGAATTTACTTGAGGCCAACCCTCAAATCCCGGCATTTGTTCTTGATGGTCAGTTTCTGCCTATAAAAGATTATCTTGATGTTCGGCCTCAGATGCAGGAACGTGTAGGAAAACTCGTAAAATCCGGCAGACTGCTGATAGGTCCATGGTACAGCCTGCCTGACTTTGGCGTTACACTCGGCGAAAGTACTATTAGAAATCTTCTTTTCGGCATCACAAACTGCCGCAAATTCGGCAAATCAATGATGGAAGCAATGACCAATTCTTCCTGGGGCCAGATTTCACAGATGCCGCAGATACTTGCCGGGTTTGGAATCGATACTTATGCCTCATATCACGGCGTGCCGGGTCACGCTTATCCTGTTGAGTTTAAATGGGAATCCCCTGACGGCACACAAATTCTCTTTATCCGTTCTCCAGGCACCACCAGAGCAAGTTTCTTCCTCGCTACACGCAGGGCACTGCCGCCGCAGCCTTACGAGGCCGAATATGTAAAGGCCGGCAGCCAGCTTCTCAAAGACGCTTACAGGCTCACCGACCAGCCTACCGCGGACCAGACTCCGTTGTACGGCAATGATATGAATTGTAAAGTCAACTATGATGTGCTGTACGATGAGTTTTTAAAGTGTGTGGAAAAAATCCGCACAGAGGTAACCACGCCGCACCTGCTTGTTGGCGATTTATGCGATGCACAGCAGATGTGCCCGGATATTCTGCAAATGGTTGCAGAACTCAAAAAGAGACACAAAAATGACGATATTCATTTAAGCACAATTCCGGAATATTTCGCGAAAGTTAAACAGTCCGTGAAATCGTTACCGACCTTCAAAGGCGAAATGCGTTTCCCGCACAAGGAAAGCTTCGCGTTTCGGCTTTGTAATATTCTTTCTACACGTATGTATCTCAAACAGGCAAACCGCAATGCCGAGTATATCTTAAGCAGATGGTGTGAACCGTTCTCCGCCTTCGACTGGCTAAACGGCCAAAAATATCCGAACGTCGAAATAGACCAGTCATGGGAAATGATGCTGATTAATCAGTCGCACGACGCTATCGGCGGCTGTTCAATCGACCAGGTACACGATGATATGATGTGGCGGTACAAACAGGTCGTCAACCGCAGCCGTGCACTGCTGCATCGAAGTTTGGGTTCCATCAGCAAACCTCTCGGCAGCGGAAAAACAGAAACTGACAAATGCAGACTGGTCGTTTTCAATCCACTGCCGTTTGAAAGAAGTGAAACAACAGAAGCTTATATCGATATTCCTTCAGACGCTTACAAAGGCTCAATATCCATAA harbors:
- a CDS encoding uroporphyrinogen decarboxylase family protein; amino-acid sequence: MKNQMLPVERVIAALTHKPADSVPCEVRCTVDMEAEMVAYTGDKNYVSKYIEQPVVRVDLEPAGEIIKPGFYKDVFGVIWNRTQDKNIGVPENAWITPENLKSYSFPEPLPDSFFVKARDTFSKARAAGKYRLARLNLSLWERAWAMRGMENLMMDLAADQTFVAEYFGKICDYNCKVLHRAIDNLEFDGVHFGDDWGTQLGLQISPQMWHTFIKPHITKMYAIVRDAGKFVSIHSCGKVQELFDEFIEIGVNSFNPFQPEVIDVDWAIKTYKNRLCFWGGVSTQDALAFGSPEQVYNETKHLIELGRNGDVIVCPSHTIPPGSKPDNIIAMLESMRDNSKN
- a CDS encoding uroporphyrinogen decarboxylase family protein; this encodes MSIDFAKLHNDVVFGKAGGKIIWQPRIGAWFNDRKFFHIPFPHPYADMDLPDIYRSLGCSARIYDYRFSFKRIEHPEVKESIRQLSDTDFEKTITTPAGKQTVVLRNTPNSDVPIHLKREVATEDELKVSAWRELNTNWQWDQDEFDRLCAKWKGLGAATMYIPRMNVQDLYLSKMGVEKGIYAIMDWPKTVEAYFEALEICHDKLIELINKSPINILNFGENIHAGTIGEDLFLKYHLPACRRRCDKLHKAGKFISSHWDGDTKPLLKYLSQTGLDGIEAITPKPQGDVTLEEIKEALPDGMVMMDGIPAILFDDMFPEEMLIEYTKKCIELFAPRLVLGISDEISSTGNLERIRIVGQIVNEYNSQFD
- a CDS encoding uroporphyrinogen decarboxylase family protein, whose amino-acid sequence is MTPKQKFILALEGKQPQGRVPHFELVFFLTMQAFGKVHPRHRSYHQWDQMHPSEQQLHIDDMADLFITIARKFEHGAIFINGPEIWGNDRLGNTLRVIERIREKAGEEFLLMMHGDATYDVPGGDKMLEFINSIADNPQKLKDDAQRKIDDAVQRAELIKKHGVLDCFGMCCDYCLNTGPFLSPAMFGEFVAPYLKQLITAYRRMGFYTIKHTDGNIMPILDYLVDAKPHAIHSLDPQGGIDIAEIKKLIGKKVCLIGNVNCGLMDTGTDREVIESAEYALKHGMPGGGYIFSTSNCVYTGMRLERYELILDVWRKKGNYPG
- a CDS encoding glycoside hydrolase family 38 C-terminal domain-containing protein; translated protein: MSAKFDKCEIHIVPGTHWDREWRYDFEETRQRLIGMLENTMNLLEANPQIPAFVLDGQFLPIKDYLDVRPQMQERVGKLVKSGRLLIGPWYSLPDFGVTLGESTIRNLLFGITNCRKFGKSMMEAMTNSSWGQISQMPQILAGFGIDTYASYHGVPGHAYPVEFKWESPDGTQILFIRSPGTTRASFFLATRRALPPQPYEAEYVKAGSQLLKDAYRLTDQPTADQTPLYGNDMNCKVNYDVLYDEFLKCVEKIRTEVTTPHLLVGDLCDAQQMCPDILQMVAELKKRHKNDDIHLSTIPEYFAKVKQSVKSLPTFKGEMRFPHKESFAFRLCNILSTRMYLKQANRNAEYILSRWCEPFSAFDWLNGQKYPNVEIDQSWEMMLINQSHDAIGGCSIDQVHDDMMWRYKQVVNRSRALLHRSLGSISKPLGSGKTETDKCRLVVFNPLPFERSETTEAYIDIPSDAYKGSISITDAAGKTIPCGIIETSISKSVSLELQLIGCPAVFIRRLKVEFEADKIPSMGMRQFNFNFNGNCAPHNLLAAGDNWMENEYLKVTVSPNGTLELFDKTTSQKFTDLHYFEDDGMDRAARNSWYLIPPANNKTFSSKDAKATCRLDYVSPLQARLVVNYKMRIPKSLDLDNVKVGRMEHFITYSYQNRSDEMIDLNIESTFILRKGARRVDAETSFVNNACDHRLRVMLPTDTAVDSSWADSSFDVVQRSTEKLKKEEWSELRDLGEVQTYPMISFVDLAGGKRSFALLSDGLPEYDVLEDSRQTLAITLVRSILHGRLDPETQIPPIMGSQCLGPHQFRYSLYPHKGDWQEGKVWPQAQQHNLQLKTVQCMDTIDESKPDSCSLLNFGSDGLDISAVKCSQDGTALIVRLYNPTTWPIKTPMTLAAGKFKSAELADMLEQPIPKGRLALKFGNTVMLDVPAKKIINIRLEPA